From one Eucalyptus grandis isolate ANBG69807.140 chromosome 9, ASM1654582v1, whole genome shotgun sequence genomic stretch:
- the LOC104418387 gene encoding disease resistance protein RPV1-like isoform X2 produces MGGIGKTTLAKVVFNKLSTHFGKCCCFLEDVREKSSRTDGLVGLHKKLLSEIGNAAGTGSIDATDNGMKRIEETLRRKKVLIVLDDVDKSEQVEKLVGKGALFLGSRVLITTRHENVLQITRPKYEIVKYEMKVMSSDHAFQLFSRHAFNSDSPPNDDFGISKKILSTTGRLPLTIEVIGSMLRNERKEAWKETLDKLSKTLLEDVYNKLKISYDALTFQEQQIFLDIACFFIGEKKTNAIYMWDDCGLYPIRGIEVLKRMCLIKIGKGNEFLMHDQLRDLGKGIVNNENPMNPEERSRLWIKDEVLDTIKTKKMKNVQAMVLEPFPPKVHIKSEKIGRFEKLRFLELERGTFVGDLMDCFPKLTWFGWSAFDLKCELTNMCLKNVVVLQFSSIAGLDDMELWSLIKETRKLKVLELKWCHNITTTGDLSGCSTLERLTFRDCVGLRTIDSSIGKLKHLIELTVDGCNLIDLLVEIGELQNLERVILKGCCENFKCKSLLGLSLESILEDLVHRPNANLKGQLTFEIALLPPLQRLVLRGLYGIRELLALPISLTHLEVFCMSLQVVPDLSNLTNLVELDLHGGFEYGKQDIIHTGDSRWIRKLSKLEQLRLCHLHVPSPIELTSLRRLSQLHLCGVNLQPFTQVPSSLLKLNLKKFNSIALLSSNVKNLSDLELWHPQVEEIILDGLQLPNLRKLWVYDDGGPLQRFILSGMKMLKKFAIWECPKLDEIHIAGVLESLEVLRINECKSFGRFMYVKIHGKSSHESSLILESRVFNKLRDLNLQNNQKTLGIQVVGTSESLEELVLSGDHLQSLGGLSNLKNLKSLRIHSCPELRIDVWTTELPNECRLYINWCEKLVGVRGHYEGTVQGFKRHKRFPRFPSLEDLEEEEEYQSEEDGYQSEEEEYHSEEEDGPFTCHCRGRTRGC; encoded by the exons ATGGGGGGTATTGGtaaaacaactcttgccaaggtcGTGTTCAATAAACTTTCTACCCACTTTGGAAAGTGTTGCTGCTTTCTTGAAGATGTTCGAGAAAAGTCGTCAAGAACGGATGGCTTGGTTGGATTGCATAAGAAGTTACTATCTGAAATAGGAAATGCCGCAGGAACAGGAAGCATTGATGCAACTGACAATGGAATGAAGAGGATCGAAGAAACACTTCGCCGTAAGAAGGTCTTAATTGTACTGGATGATGTTGATAAAAGCGAACAAGTGGAGAAATTAGTTGGAAAAGGTGCTTTGTTTTTAGGTTCTAGAGTACTGATTACTACTAGACATGAGAATGTTTTGCAAATCACTAGACCAAAGTACGAAATTGTAAAATATGAAATGAAGGTGATGAGTAGTGATCATGCTTTTCAGCTCTTCAGTAGGCATGCATTTAATAGCGACTCTCCTCCAAATGATGACTTTggtatttcaaagaaaattttatctACTACCGGAAGACTTCCTTTGACTATCGAAGTAATTGGTTCAATGTTGcgcaatgaaagaaaagaagcatgGAAAGAAACATTGGACAAGTTAAGCAAAACACTTTTGGAGGATGTTTACAATAAGTTGAAGATTAGCTATGATGCATTGACTTTTCAGGAACAGCAAATTTTTCTggatattgcatgctttttcattggcgagaaaaagacaaatgcaatttatatgtgGGATGATTGCGGACTTTACCCGATTAGAGGAATTGAGGTCCTCAAAAGGATGTGCTTGATAAAGATTGGAAAAGGCAATGAGTTTTTGATGCACGATCAGCTAAGAGATCTCGGAAAGGGAATTGTTAATAACGAAAATCCGATGAATCCTGAAGAACGTAGTAGGTTATGGATTAAGGATGAAGTCCTCGATACAATAAAGACAAAGAAG ATGAAGAACGTTCAAGCAATGGTACTCGAACCGTTTCCTCCAAAAGTACATatcaaaagtgaaaagattGGAAGGTTTGAAAAGCTAAGGTTCCTTGAACTTGAGAGAGGAACCTTTGTTGGCGATCTAATGGATTGTTTTCCCAAATTAACATGGTTTGGCTGGAGTGCTTTTGATTTAAAGTGTGAGCTGACCAATATGTGCTTAAAGAATGTAGTTGTCCTTCAATTTTCAAGCATTGCCGGTTTAGATGATATGGAATTATGGAGCCTAATAAAG gagacaagaaaattgaaagttcttgaACTTAAGTGGTGTCATAACATAACCACAACAGGAGACTTATCGGGATGCTCAACTTTAGAGCGGCTTACTTTTAGGGATTGCGTTGGTTTAAGGACGATTGACAGCTCTATTGGGAAGTTAAAGCATTTGATAGAGTTAACGGTTGATGGGTGCAATCTGATTGATTTGCTTGTAGAAATCGGGGAACTACAGAATCTAGAGCGTGTCATTTTAAAGGGGTGTTGTGAAAACTTTAAGTGTAAATCATTACTGGGGTTAAGTCTAGAATCAATTTTGGAAGATTTAGTACATCGGCCTAATGCCAATTTGAAAGGTCAACTTACTTTTGAAATTGCCTTACTTCCACCGCTGCAAAGACTGGTGttaagaggtttatatggaATTAGAGAGTTGCTGGCACTCCCAATAAGTTTAACACATCTGGAAGTGTTCTGTATGTCATTGCAAGTTGTCCCAGACCTCTCAAACTTGACTAATTTGGTTGAGTTGGACCTGCATGGCGGCTTTGAATATGGCAAACAAGATATAATTCATACCGGTGATTCTAGGTGGATCAGGAAGTTATCCAAACTGGAACAATTGAGATTGTGTCACCTCCATGTCCCTTCTCCCATAGAGTTGACTTCCCTTCGTCGGCTTAGCCAACTCCATTTGTGTGGAGTGAACTTGCAACCCTTCACACAAGTTCCCTCTTCTCTATTAAAGCTAAACCTTAAGAAATTCAATTCAATCGCGTTACTCTCCTCCAACGTAAAGAATTTGTCAGATTTAGAGCTATGGCACCCTCAAGTGGAAGAGATTATACTCGATGGGCTTCAGCTTCCAAATTTAAGGAAACTTTGGGTTTATGATGATGGTGGACCCCTCCAGAGATTCATTCTATCTGGCATGAAGATGCTGAAAAAGTTCGCCATATGGGAGTGCCCAAAACTAGATGAGATCCACATCGCTGGGGTGTTGGAATCGTTGGAGGTTTTGCGTATCAATGAGTGCAAATCCTTCGGAAGGTTCATGTACGTTAAGATACATGGGAAATCTTCTCATGAATCTTCACTGATCCTTGAATCAAGAGTCTTCAATAAGTTGCGGGATCTCAACCTACAGAATAACCAGAAGACACTCGGAATTCAAGTAGTTGGTACATCGGAATCGTTGGAAGAGTTGGTGCTATCTGGTGATCATTTGCAAAGTCTTGGTGGTTTGTCAAACTTAAAGAACCTCAAGTCCTTGAGAATACATTCTTGCCCTGAGCTACGGATTGATGTATGGACCACTGAATTGCCAAATGAATGCCGCTTATACATCAACTGGTGCGAGAAATTAGTTGGGGTTAGAGGACATTACGAAGGCACTGTCCAGGGTTTCAAGCGTCATAAG AGGTTCCCCAGGTTTCCATCGCTtgaagatcttgaagaagaagaagaatatcaGAGCGAAGAAGACGGATATcagagtgaagaagaagaatatcatagcgaagaagaagacggtCCTTTTACATGTCACTGTCGAGGGAGGACGAGGGGATGTTGA
- the LOC104418387 gene encoding disease resistance protein RPV1-like isoform X1, with protein sequence MGGIGKTTLAKVVFNKLSTHFGKCCCFLEDVREKSSRTDGLVGLHKKLLSEIGNAAGTGSIDATDNGMKRIEETLRRKKVLIVLDDVDKSEQVEKLVGKGALFLGSRVLITTRHENVLQITRPKYEIVKYEMKVMSSDHAFQLFSRHAFNSDSPPNDDFGISKKILSTTGRLPLTIEVIGSMLRNERKEAWKETLDKLSKTLLEDVYNKLKISYDALTFQEQQIFLDIACFFIGEKKTNAIYMWDDCGLYPIRGIEVLKRMCLIKIGKGNEFLMHDQLRDLGKGIVNNENPMNPEERSRLWIKDEVLDTIKTKKMKNVQAMVLEPFPPKVHIKSEKIGRFEKLRFLELERGTFVGDLMDCFPKLTWFGWSAFDLKCELTNMCLKNVVVLQFSSIAGLDDMELWSLIKETRKLKVLELKWCHNITTTGDLSGCSTLERLTFRDCVGLRTIDSSIGKLKHLIELTVDGCNLIDLLVEIGELQNLERVILKGCCENFKCKSLLGLSLESILEDLVHRPNANLKGQLTFEIALLPPLQRLVLRGLYGIRELLALPISLTHLEVFCMSLQVVPDLSNLTNLVELDLHGGFEYGKQDIIHTGDSRWIRKLSKLEQLRLCHLHVPSPIELTSLRRLSQLHLCGVNLQPFTQVPSSLLKLNLKKFNSIALLSSNVKNLSDLELWHPQVEEIILDGLQLPNLRKLWVYDDGGPLQRFILSGMKMLKKFAIWECPKLDEIHIAGVLESLEVLRINECKSFGRFMYVKIHGKSSHESSLILESRVFNKLRDLNLQNNQKTLGIQVVGTSESLEELVLSGDHLQSLGGLSNLKNLKSLRIHSCPELRIDVWTTELPNECRLYINWCEKLVGVRGHYEGTVQGFKRHKSRLLICRSSCSSSKCPFSSSSNPHISSSFKRNDVESSCKSSMRPTVTLGPLCSSRTA encoded by the exons ATGGGGGGTATTGGtaaaacaactcttgccaaggtcGTGTTCAATAAACTTTCTACCCACTTTGGAAAGTGTTGCTGCTTTCTTGAAGATGTTCGAGAAAAGTCGTCAAGAACGGATGGCTTGGTTGGATTGCATAAGAAGTTACTATCTGAAATAGGAAATGCCGCAGGAACAGGAAGCATTGATGCAACTGACAATGGAATGAAGAGGATCGAAGAAACACTTCGCCGTAAGAAGGTCTTAATTGTACTGGATGATGTTGATAAAAGCGAACAAGTGGAGAAATTAGTTGGAAAAGGTGCTTTGTTTTTAGGTTCTAGAGTACTGATTACTACTAGACATGAGAATGTTTTGCAAATCACTAGACCAAAGTACGAAATTGTAAAATATGAAATGAAGGTGATGAGTAGTGATCATGCTTTTCAGCTCTTCAGTAGGCATGCATTTAATAGCGACTCTCCTCCAAATGATGACTTTggtatttcaaagaaaattttatctACTACCGGAAGACTTCCTTTGACTATCGAAGTAATTGGTTCAATGTTGcgcaatgaaagaaaagaagcatgGAAAGAAACATTGGACAAGTTAAGCAAAACACTTTTGGAGGATGTTTACAATAAGTTGAAGATTAGCTATGATGCATTGACTTTTCAGGAACAGCAAATTTTTCTggatattgcatgctttttcattggcgagaaaaagacaaatgcaatttatatgtgGGATGATTGCGGACTTTACCCGATTAGAGGAATTGAGGTCCTCAAAAGGATGTGCTTGATAAAGATTGGAAAAGGCAATGAGTTTTTGATGCACGATCAGCTAAGAGATCTCGGAAAGGGAATTGTTAATAACGAAAATCCGATGAATCCTGAAGAACGTAGTAGGTTATGGATTAAGGATGAAGTCCTCGATACAATAAAGACAAAGAAG ATGAAGAACGTTCAAGCAATGGTACTCGAACCGTTTCCTCCAAAAGTACATatcaaaagtgaaaagattGGAAGGTTTGAAAAGCTAAGGTTCCTTGAACTTGAGAGAGGAACCTTTGTTGGCGATCTAATGGATTGTTTTCCCAAATTAACATGGTTTGGCTGGAGTGCTTTTGATTTAAAGTGTGAGCTGACCAATATGTGCTTAAAGAATGTAGTTGTCCTTCAATTTTCAAGCATTGCCGGTTTAGATGATATGGAATTATGGAGCCTAATAAAG gagacaagaaaattgaaagttcttgaACTTAAGTGGTGTCATAACATAACCACAACAGGAGACTTATCGGGATGCTCAACTTTAGAGCGGCTTACTTTTAGGGATTGCGTTGGTTTAAGGACGATTGACAGCTCTATTGGGAAGTTAAAGCATTTGATAGAGTTAACGGTTGATGGGTGCAATCTGATTGATTTGCTTGTAGAAATCGGGGAACTACAGAATCTAGAGCGTGTCATTTTAAAGGGGTGTTGTGAAAACTTTAAGTGTAAATCATTACTGGGGTTAAGTCTAGAATCAATTTTGGAAGATTTAGTACATCGGCCTAATGCCAATTTGAAAGGTCAACTTACTTTTGAAATTGCCTTACTTCCACCGCTGCAAAGACTGGTGttaagaggtttatatggaATTAGAGAGTTGCTGGCACTCCCAATAAGTTTAACACATCTGGAAGTGTTCTGTATGTCATTGCAAGTTGTCCCAGACCTCTCAAACTTGACTAATTTGGTTGAGTTGGACCTGCATGGCGGCTTTGAATATGGCAAACAAGATATAATTCATACCGGTGATTCTAGGTGGATCAGGAAGTTATCCAAACTGGAACAATTGAGATTGTGTCACCTCCATGTCCCTTCTCCCATAGAGTTGACTTCCCTTCGTCGGCTTAGCCAACTCCATTTGTGTGGAGTGAACTTGCAACCCTTCACACAAGTTCCCTCTTCTCTATTAAAGCTAAACCTTAAGAAATTCAATTCAATCGCGTTACTCTCCTCCAACGTAAAGAATTTGTCAGATTTAGAGCTATGGCACCCTCAAGTGGAAGAGATTATACTCGATGGGCTTCAGCTTCCAAATTTAAGGAAACTTTGGGTTTATGATGATGGTGGACCCCTCCAGAGATTCATTCTATCTGGCATGAAGATGCTGAAAAAGTTCGCCATATGGGAGTGCCCAAAACTAGATGAGATCCACATCGCTGGGGTGTTGGAATCGTTGGAGGTTTTGCGTATCAATGAGTGCAAATCCTTCGGAAGGTTCATGTACGTTAAGATACATGGGAAATCTTCTCATGAATCTTCACTGATCCTTGAATCAAGAGTCTTCAATAAGTTGCGGGATCTCAACCTACAGAATAACCAGAAGACACTCGGAATTCAAGTAGTTGGTACATCGGAATCGTTGGAAGAGTTGGTGCTATCTGGTGATCATTTGCAAAGTCTTGGTGGTTTGTCAAACTTAAAGAACCTCAAGTCCTTGAGAATACATTCTTGCCCTGAGCTACGGATTGATGTATGGACCACTGAATTGCCAAATGAATGCCGCTTATACATCAACTGGTGCGAGAAATTAGTTGGGGTTAGAGGACATTACGAAGGCACTGTCCAGGGTTTCAAGCGTCATAAG AGTCGGCTTCTTATTTGTCGATCCTCCTGTTCTTCGTCTAAgtgtcctttttcttcttcgtcgAATCCCCATATTTCCTCTTCGTTCAAGCGCAACGACGTCGAGTCCTCGTGCAAGAGCTCGATGAGGCCGACGGTGACATTGGGTCCTCTTTGTTCGAGCCGGACGGCGTGA